A stretch of DNA from Triticum dicoccoides isolate Atlit2015 ecotype Zavitan chromosome 2A, WEW_v2.0, whole genome shotgun sequence:
TGCGTGAACTTGTAGTAACAATAAAGATTGGACTCTGTTTTTTCCCTGTTTTCTTTGGCCGGTTTTTActcgtttttttgtttttgttttctgtttccttttcctttttctttctcctTAAACACGTGAACTTTTCTCAAAACCGCAATATTTTTTTCCAAGTTTTGGCTAACATTCAAGTGAACTTATTTTcaaaatttatgattttttttcaaattgatgagttttttcttcaaaattgatgaacttttttttcaaattcgatgaacttatttaaaattcaatgaacttttctcaaatttcgtgaacttttttcaaatttgatgaactttctttCATAATCGTTGgacttttttcaaatcgatgaacttttctgaaatttgtgaaccttttccaaATCTTGCGAGCTTTTTTCAAATCCATGTACGCCATGAAATCCGTGAACCTTTTAAAATTCAAGAACTTTTTCAAGTCTATTTAACTTTTCAAATCTGTGAAAATGTAGTTTTTATCTTGAAACAAAGACCAGTCCAGAAGAAAGAAAAACGAGCAAACAGATCTTTTTTTTAGCCAAACGGGCGAACAGGCCAGGGGCGAAGAGCGAGCGAGCGGAGAGAACAGGCTAGCGATTGAGTATCAATGGGCTTCGCCCTGTAAAATCGGCTTcggccctcaaaaaaaaaaaggagCTCCCACGCGGCGAGCGAGAGAGATGGCGGGAAAGCGAGCTCCGTCTCCCGCGCGGCCCCAGAACACCCGCCCTTTCCCAAACCGATCCTCCCCTTCACCGACATGTGGGGCCGCAGCATCTCGGACCCACTCGCAGGCCAATCTTCCAGGGGAAGGGAGCGCGAGCGGGAAAATATTTCGCGTTCCCTCCCATTCTTTCCGCTCCGCATCCCCCGAACGTTCCCCCCTATTAACCCCCCGCCCATTCCCCTCTCCACCCCGCACTCCCGCCTCTCCCAAATCCTAGGGTTTCTCGATCCACCCCTCCCtcacaccccgccgccgccgccgccgccgtcgccgtccgccGCACTCCCGAGGGTTTCTCGATCCACCCCCGCCCCcttcgcgccccgccgccgccggcccccgcCCGCCCGCGAAGATGTTGGAGCTGAGGCTGGTGCAGGGGAGCCTGCTGAAGAAGGTGCTGGAGGCGATCAAGGAGCTGGTGACGGACGCCAACTTCGACTGCTCCGGGACGGGCTTCTCGCTGCAGGCCATGGACTCCTCCCACGTCGCGCTCGTCGCCCTGCTCCTCCGCTCCGAGGGATTCGAGCACTACCGCTGCGACCGCAACCTCTCCATGGGCATGAACCTCGGCAACATGGCCAAGATGCTCCGCTGCGCGGGCAACGACGACATCATCACCATCAAGGCCGACGACGGCTCCGACACCGTCACCTTCATGTTCGAGTCACCCAGTAAGCACCCCTCTGCGCATCTCTTCCTGTCGGTCCTCTTCCTTATCCGTGGGTGTCGATGGTAACCGTGGTTTGGGTGGGTCAACAGACCAGGATAAGATTGCCGACTTCGAGATGAAGCTCATGGACATCGACAGCGAGCACCTCGGGATCCCAGACTCTGAGTACCAGGCCATCGTTCGCATGCCCTCCTCGGAGTTCTCCAGGATCTGCAAGGATCTTAGCAGCATCGGCGACACTGGTATGCGGAATCCCCCATTTCCTGTATTATTGTGGTCTGCTGCACTAGTCATCTCTGTTTCTTACATGTCTCATGGCTGACGCGGTTTCTGTGCGCTGCAGTTATTATTTCTGTCACCAAGGAGGGTGTCAAGTTCTCCACTGCTGGAGATATTGGAACCGCAAACATTGTTTGCAGGCAGAACAAGACCGTTGACAAGGTATCCTGCATTGTTCCTCCACTAGTTTGTATAGATCTGTTCCCCTTTCATGCATTTATATTGTGGTTTTGTGGTGTATTGCATAATGAGAGTCAGGAATCCCGATTGCAGGGATGATTGTAGTTTGTCAATACCTTAATTGTAGCAACATAAATAGTCAGCTGCACCCAATTCTCAACCAGATTGTTTACTAATCACTCAGTTATTATATTTGGACGATTTGGTAGTTATTGTTGCTGGTGTAGTTTATTTATGATAAAATTGCCCAGCATGTCTTCATAGATGCACACTACCCAGTCCTGCTGTTTTATTCCTTTACATGGCTTAAAATGATGCTTTGAAATGTTTAGTTTGTTTACATTATTACATAGTTTTTCACTTCAAAAAGTGTTGTTAGTTGTACATAGCTTTGTCTACTGAAGGTTGAGTCCAACAGATCTACAAGGACTGCAGCTACATATTTTTGTAACATGCTATTTACTATACAAAGTGATTTTGATGGCCCCTGTACTCTGAGCTGGCGAACCTGGCAACTGAAGTGATAGTTGCAAGTGTAAAATATTGGAGTACCATTTTAAAATTGTGGTTGAGGTGGTCAGTGAACAAAAAAAGACCTGTATTCAGCTTAAGCCATGTGGAGTATTAATCTCACCTATAGTTTACACTTGCAAATATTATTTCAGTTTGAGCCTTGGTTTTCATATTGGAGTACCATTTCAGGGACATGTATCAGTATGGTAGCTAATGAATGTTTGTATCAATGCAGCCTGAGGAATCTACCATTATAGAAATGCAAGAGCCGGTTTCACTTACCTTTGCTCTGAGGTACATGAACTCCTTCACTAAGGCAAGCCCACTGTCAGACCAAGTCACCATCAGCCTCTCATCTGAACTGCCAGTGGTTGTTGAGTACAAGATTGGCGAGATGGGCTACATTAGGTTTTATTTGGCACCCAAgattgaagaggatgaggaaatgAAGGCATGATTGTGTTTCAAGGATCTGCTTATTTTGCCTTCATTAGGTTTTATCTGGCACCCCAAGATCGAAGAGAATTTAGGAAATGAAGGCAAATTATGTTTCAAGGATGTGCTCATCTTGCCTATGTTCACAGTCGTTAAATCAACCTCCATTTGCTTAACGATTGTTTGTAAGCAAAAATGATGTTATGCTTGTTTTAGCTACTTGTATCTGTGACTGGTGGTTCATGGATTTTCATCTATGAATGTTGGTGTTTTAGGAGCTACTTGTATCTGTGACTGTTGGTCTATGTTACACCAGTGCTGTTATTGTTAGGCAACGACTTAGATTGTTTTTTTATCATAAAATTCTACTGGTTGGTCCTTCGATTGAATGCATTTTAGGTATTGCGAGTGCAATGATTGCAACTGCAAAAACTGTTCTAATAATGCTAATTGTCATTGCTGGAGGCATTACAAGTTGCGGAGCTGCCACTATCAGGGGTACAAGTGCTTCCATTGCAACATGTACCCCCCAGGTGCCAGCACTACTGCCAATGCCTGCAAGGCTGCAACCTCTGTAGGCGTGTGAGTGTGAGCTCTCTCCCTGCTAGGTAATTTGGCAATGGCAATGTTTATTTAGAGTAAGGCATATAGTGAGATGGGATGTGTAAACAAAAGTCTACATAGCAGTTCCAATGCTATGCCTTGAATTGCTTAGCCATCTCTCCTACATAAGTTATTATGGAAAATAAACCGAGTGAATAGCGAGTTTTTCTTATTCCTGCAGTATAGGTACAACCGCAACCACTCGGGGGTTCCATAGTTTTATTGGAAAAATTCCTTTTGATCTAAGTGGAAGGATACATGATTTTTTACTAGAAATTGTGCTCCtataaaataaaagttttaatttgggTTTTCCTGCAACTTGGTTGAAGAAATTGAAACCGATAACTACTCTACCTACTTGGACATTGTGATTGTACAGCTGGTATTCTGTGTCTCAAAGTTAAGAGCATCTCTAGTGGCTTGTCTAAATTTGGTAGTCTATATCTTCACATACACAATGGTGTAAAAAAAATTCATTTTAGACAACCTCAGTTTTTCAGTGGATTGTCTAAATTTGATAGTCTATATTCCCAACGGCTACATTTTGGACGTGGCGCGGGTGTCCTTCTCGTCTCCAACAGCTCCGGATTGGCACGGAAGAGAGCTCACGAGGAGCATCTCTCGTTTGGACATCCTCGCTCGGTAGTCCAAATATAGACGATGTGTAGCTAGTCTGATGGATGTCTAAAATTTAGACCACGCCATACACCAGCCGCTGGAGACGTTTTTTGGCCTCTGGTGGTCTATATCTGGCTTAGACTATGGGATACACTAGGCCACTAGAGATGCTCTAATTGAGAAATAATGTCTAGGTTTTCCCCCTTCTATTGAGAGTAGGGAAAGCCTTTGTCTGGAAATTATTTTTGTTAATTGTTGAATTTTTTCCTATCTGCAGGATATGAAATACTCATATCCAAGGAGGAAATACTGCAAGTGCAAGAACTTGAATGTAGGCTCCCTTATAATTTGTTAAAACAATATGCATCATAAGGATCTTGTTGCTATTGAATTTGTCTTTAAGGTAAATATTTTATCCCTCAAGTCATTTTCCAGCCCTTAAAGGTTAGTGCTTATTTACGTATATTACTACCTGTGAAAAATCTCATTGTGATTGTACGTGCATAGCATGTGCATATGCTTGTATTGCTATGTGCCAAGTGCTGCTGACCAGTCGCTGGGCACAATGCAAACAGGCAAAATAATGTATAATGAACCTCCAAATGAAACCTGATATAGTTGGTATTTCTTGGTagtattttctttcataatttgatGCTAGAGTTCTAGAGTTCGTGTTCTATGCTTTGTGGTTAGTTTCCTTCCCAGGCTACATCTTTAGAGCACTTATAATAGAAAATACGGAAATAAATAGAACAAATAATTCTAGATTGCTGTTGTCGTTCCTTTGCGTCTTGCACTGTCAGGATAATTTTTAACTGAATTAAAAAAAAAACAATCTAAAATAGTGCCAAAGTTATAACGAAAGCAAATGCTCCCtccatttgaattgattgaagttctagttttgtcctaagtcaaactttaTATTTGACCAAGCTATTAAAATGTTCTAATATCTACAACAGTAATGAGATTTTGCTTTCTATCTGAGCACTTGCATTACTGATGAACTCCTTACATTCTCTCAAGTCAGTTGAAGGCCCTTACTATTTTTAATAGCTAGGCAACGACTTGAATTGTATTCTTTATCATAAAATTCTACTGATTGGTCTTTTGATTGAATGCATTTCTAGGTATTGTGAGTGTTTTGCATCAGGTAGATACTGCAGTGATTGCAACTGCAAAAACTGTTCTAGTAATGTTAGTCATGAGGCTGCAAGATAGGATGCTATCAATACTGTGATGGAAAGGAATCCTGTGGCCTTTATGTCCAAAATTGGGAATATCCCTCCACATGCAGCCCAGAATGGCGAGGTAGAGCACAATGTATATTTCGCAAGAATCACTTGTGTTTTCTTCTAGTTGCTGAAGGGCTTGGCTATCTATGTCTTGTTTTGCCTGTTTCCTTGTCGGTATCCAAAATTTAAAACACAATGAAGTGGCCCGTAAATACGGCGCAAATAATGTTCTGAGGTCAAGACTCATATATCATTAGACTAAAGTGTCACATCTTTATATTTTTATGTGCAATAGATCGGTGAGATTTGGGCATCAACAATGATAGAGAGGTCAAATCCCCTTTTTGTCATCTAGAACTTGTCTTCCAATGTTAGCAACTGATACATGGAGTCATGGATTGCCATTACCTGACTCCCTTTTGGGTACATTGCTTAAAATCGAGAATTTTGAGCATGGTGTTCTGCTAGCAGTGCCGATTCTTGAACCCATACCATGAGTTGAGGGCTTAAGGTTAGCAATAGTCGTATGACAAACAAGCCAAATTCTGAGTTGTAAACCAATATGTTTGCCTTCTCATGTCATGTAGGAAATCCATTCTCATTACATCCCAGTTTAAAGTGGCAGAAGGCCCTGTTGTGGTTAAGCACACGAAGGGGTGCCACTGCAAGAGATCTGAGTGCCTGAAGAAATACCGTGAGTGCTTTCAATCTAATGTTCTCTGTTCAGAGAACTGCAAATGTACGGATTGCAGGAACTATGAGAGCAGTGAAGATATGAAAGCAATAGGCCTTATCACCCAGTGGCACCTTGTCTATTCACATGATATGCAGAATCCTGCTATAATGTTGGCTCTTTCTCATGCAGTAGAAAAGCTCTCCAATCTCTCAGTGGCTCCATTAGGCAGAGATCAGGTCATCAGTAAAAATGATTGTTCACAAGTAATTCTTTTACAGGACCCCTTTTATAATTTTCCGGAAAGGCTTTCATAATTTTCATGCCTTCTGCTTTCGTTATGTGGACTTAGAAATAATTTAAGGTATATAGACTATAGCAGCCAAACATGTGTGGTGTCTTATGGATAGCTGACTGAATATGTATGGTTAGTAGCTCAAATGCTATAACATATCGTTCAGTTAAAATAAAAGCTAAATAAATGTTGAAATTCTGGTTATTAACATATACTTTTGTCTTTTCCCATGTCAGGTGACTTCGTCTTTCCTCACCCCTGTTCCTATAGAAGGCACTCAAAGTACTGTCAAATTAGCGCCGCAAGGAGTTACTTATAGACGACATTTTGCTCATGATTATAGCCAATTTCTCATCTGAACTTATTTAATTGTGCTGTCTGACATATATTTCTTATCTTCCCCGAGGCCACTTTTAGCTGATATTATCCAGATAGAGAATGTCGATGAGCTCTGTAAAGTATTGGTTCTAGTATTAAGGCAAGCTGCCGGAACATTTGTAGGTATTGTTTTTCTCTGCAGAAGAATAATCATAGCTATGATCCTAATATGTGATTCGTTATGCTAAATGGTTTTCTGTTTGCTAGCTCACATTCTTCTGGTAAGTTGATTTGCCATCAAACTATTAGGAAGTACAGCATAGAATAGAGAGACCTTGTCACATTCAGTTCAAGGGAATGCTTTGTTACTCCACCTAAAGAAAATTTGCACATACCTTAAAAGTAGAACTCACTATCTGACACCAGGTGCAAATCTTCTCAGTTAGTACCAAGTGATTGCAAGTTGCTTAGAAGAAGCCTTCGATGTTTGCTTCTGTTTTGGCTGAGAACTCACACGTACAGAACTTTTATTGCCAGTGGTATATTTCATTGAAGGATTTAATGGCGAAACATGCATATATCTTATCAGGGTGTATATGTTCTCTGAATCTCACAACTATTTCGTATTCAGGTGTTCAGGAGAACACAACAGAAAATTAGATCGATCAGAGAGTTGCCTTTGTTCCACAAACCATGACACGGAAGCAATTCAGAAACAACATGATGAACAAGTGTGCTCAAAAGAAAACAGTTTAACCACAGTTACTGCAATTCTCTCAGTCGCCAAGCAGAAATTGCCAGACACTTACAAAGAGCAAGAGAAGCGTATTCTGAAGATTTTGCGTGAGGTTGTGAACCGCGGAAGACTTCATAGTGGGTGCCAGCAGATCATCAAGTTCTGTAGATACAGTACAACAGCAGCCATTATCCAAATAAGAGACGCTGAAACCATCTAAACCTGTAGTTATTTTCTGGCTCTTTGTATTTGTTCGTTATCAGCACTGCTGCAAATAAGTATCCATATTTAACAGCTCTTGGTTTCTGCAGAAGAGAAGCTCTCTTGGATGTCATCCAAGTTCCACGAGCGAACCTCTGTCGGCAGCAGCTGCAGCTCGTCCGTATCAAGGGTTGCAGAGGTTGCCAGGATGGGGCAAACAATCCGACAAGCGCTCCATTCTCCAGCAGGTATCAAATCACCAGGTCTTTTGTCAATGGATACGTCTCAATCCAATAACTGAACTGCGATGAGCAGCCCAGTGCCATGAGCATAATGCTGCAGCCAAAATGATGATTTAATTTTCTGCACAAAAAGGCCGCCGGCATGGCATAGCAAACCTTGAGTGCTCCCACAGAACCTGATTTATGGATTTGGTTTGAGCATGGCTCGGTTCTTTATGCTAACTTTCTGTTATTGCTCGTCCATGAATTGCCGTTTTCTAACCAAATTCCACTGTTTACATATCTTTTGCATACGTGATTGTATATTTTTGTcgtagggtctgtctaggacacatcttatgtcacatctaagctaattttcactctgtttgtggtctatttttttttgtcctagttttttttgtttcttgttgatgCATTATATACTTGTgagagcttagatgtgacatccttaaaaaacatctagatgtgaattagacaaactgtttgACGTATATATGTGATCATGCGAGGGTCTGAAAATTCTTGTTTGGGCAGTAACCTGCCCCGGCCCGTGACCCCTTGGTAGACAGACCACCCCGTTGCGAGTAGGACTCATGGAGGAGCGCGAGCGAGCCGGAGATCAATCGCGCGCCGCCACACGACTCTGACATGTAAGCCGTGTCCGGCCAGAGCACGACGAACCCTTCTTCTGTCCGCAACGCAAAACGAAGGCACCACCTCCCAAGTGCTCCCCAACTACTTACCCAAACACCGCATATCCGATCGACCTCCCGTCATCGTTCCTCGACACCATGGCCCAAGGCCAAGAAAGCAAGTGCACGAGTTGGACGATAGGCGTGACAGCGATAGT
This window harbors:
- the LOC119355702 gene encoding proliferating cell nuclear antigen; amino-acid sequence: MLELRLVQGSLLKKVLEAIKELVTDANFDCSGTGFSLQAMDSSHVALVALLLRSEGFEHYRCDRNLSMGMNLGNMAKMLRCAGNDDIITIKADDGSDTVTFMFESPNQDKIADFEMKLMDIDSEHLGIPDSEYQAIVRMPSSEFSRICKDLSSIGDTVIISVTKEGVKFSTAGDIGTANIVCRQNKTVDKPEESTIIEMQEPVSLTFALRYMNSFTKASPLSDQVTISLSSELPVVVEYKIGEMGYIRFYLAPKIEEDEEMKA